Below is a window of Cryobacterium sp. PAMC25264 DNA.
TCCCTGCTCAAGTCGCGGCTGAACGACCTGTTCCTCGACCTGCACGTGGACCTGCACTACGAGGTGGCCTTCAAACGCCAGGCCGTGGGGGAGGGCGGCGACAGGTTCCCGACTCTGCTGCACGACGTGGCGTACACCCGCGAGGAGACCATCCTGCTGGTGCTGCTGCGCCAGCGTTTCCGCAGCGAACGTGCCAGCGGCGTCGATATCGTCATCGTCGACCGGGAGAACCTGGTCGACAACGTGGCGCACTTCCGGCCCGAGCACGCCACGGACCGGTTCGGCGACACCCGCCGGGCCGCCGCTGCCGTGGACAGCCTGGCCAAGGCCCGGGTGCTGCTGAAGACCAGCGACCCCGACCGCTTCCGCATCTCGGCCGTGATCGAGGTGCTTCTGCCCATCGAACGGCTCGGCGAACTGTGGGAATGGTTGGTCGAACAGAACGGCCGGGAACTGCCCGCCGCCGGCACGGCTCACGCCGACGAGCTCGAAACGGACACCATCCAGGCCTTCGAGCCCGCCGCATCCGCTTCCTCCGCTGCATCCGGCGAACCTGCCGAACCCACCGAATCCGCCGCTGCCGACCCCGACCTGGAGGCCGTCTCATGACCGATTCCCCGCTCTTCCACATGGACGGCGCCACCGAGGGAACCACCCAGTGGCGCGCCGAGTCCTTCCAGATGGTCAACTGGGGTGGCTTCCAGGGCCACCACACCATCGACTTCGCCGCATCGGCCACCCTGGTGTCCGGCGCCTCCGGAACCGGAAAGTCCAGCTTGCTCGACGCCTACCTGGCCTTGATGATGCCTTCGGACACCCCCTTCAACGGCGCCTCCAACGACGCCGGTTCCGGCCGGGCCCGCAGCGTCGACCAGCGCAACCTGATGACGTACCTGCGCGGCAAGACCGACTCAACGCGGGAGGCCGACACCGGCCAAATGCACGACCAGGTTCTCCGCGGCGCCGACGAAGCCACCTGGGGCGCCGTGGCGATGACCTTCATCGACGACAACAAGCGCCGCTTCACCGTGCTGCGGGCCTACTTCGTGCCGCGCGGCGCCACGAAGTTCGCCGACGTCACCATGAAGATGGCCACCCGCGATGGCCGGCTCGACCTGCGCGACCTCGCCGACGTCACCGAGGCCCGCTTCGACAAGCGCGCCCTGAAGAACCGGTTCAGCGACCTCGACGTGTTCGACACCTACGCCGCGTTCTCGCAGACCCTCTATACCCGGCTCGGCATCGGCGCGAACGGCGAGGGTGGCAAGGCCCTGCGCCTGCTCGCCCGCATCCAGGCCGGCCAGCAAGTGAAGACCGTCGACGGCCTCTACAAGTCGATGGTGCTCGAAGAGCCCGCCACCTACGCCGCGGCGGACAAGGCCGTCGACCACTTCGAAGACCTGGAGCGTTCCTACGGCGCCATGGTCACCGAGGCGCAGAAAGCCAAGGTGCTCGAGCGCCTGCCCGAGCTGCACCGGGACTATGAGTCCGCCACCGAGAAGGCCGACCTGATCGACCGGTTCGGGGTCCACCGTGAGGGCGACACCCCGTTCGTGCTCTGGCAGCTGCTCACCGAGCACGGCCTGCTCGACGCCGCCGCCGACACCAACCGCGCCCGCCGGCGCGAGAACCAGGCTGCCTTCAGCGCCGCCCGGGACGCCGAAACCGAGCTGAAGGGCCGGGTTGCCGACCTGCAACACCAGCAGCGCGACAACGGCGGCGACGTCCTCGCCGGCCTGCAGAACGAACTCGACGTGCTCACTGCCCGTCGCGACGACGTGGCCGCTGAACGGGCCCGGTTCGACGACCGGATCAGCCTGGTCGACACGACCATCGATTCGGCCGACGATTTCGTCGCCGCCCAGCTGCGCGCCGAGGAGTTCGTGGCCGGCTTCGGCGCGACCGAGCAGGAACTCGACCTCGAGAGGGTGGGCCTGCAGCGCACCGCGTACCCGATCGAAGAGAAGATCCGCACCCTCAAGCAGGAGCACGGCTTTCTCACCGGCCGCGCCAGCCTGGTGCCGCAGCACCTGCACAACGCCCGCCTGATGATCGCCGAGGCCGCGGGCATCCCGGCAGACGAACTGCCGTTCGTGGCCGAGCTCATCGACATCGCGCCCGGGGAAGACGCCTGGCGCCAGGCCGCCGAGGTCACCCTCTCATCGGTCGTGCGGGTGCTGCTCGTCGACGAGACCCGACTGCGCGCGCTCGGTGAGGCCATCGACCCGCTGCACATCCCGGTGCGCATCCACTTCGAGGGCGTCGCCCTGCACCCGCACCAGGAGGTGCGACCCGACCCCCGGTACGTCTCCGGCAAACTCGTCTTCAAGGACTCGCCGTTCAGCCGCTGGGTGCAGGACCGCGTGCAGGCTCCCGCCATCGACGCGCTCTGCGTGGCCGGACCGGCCGAGCTGGCCGGGGACGGTTCCCGGGTCACCCAGAGCGGGCAGATCCGCAATGGCAAGCGCGGCGCGCACGGCTGGAACAAGGACCAGCGCTCCATCATCGGCTTCTCCAGCGGGGTGCGCCTGTCCGAGATCACCGACGAACTGGCCGCGCTCAAGGAGCGCGCCGACGACCTGGCCCAGCAGGCCTCCGGCATGGCGGGCCGCATCATGGCGCTCCGCCGGTTGAAGGATGCCCATCAGCACCTGATCGACACCGCCTGGGCGGCCATCGACGTGGCCGGGGCCCAGGCCCGGATCGGTGCCAAGGAAGCCGAGCGAGAACGCCTGCTCGCCGGCAGCGACGTCTTGCGCGGGCTGCAGGATGAGGAGGCGCGCCTGTCGAGCGAGCTTGAGGACACCCAGAAGCGCAAGCACCAGACCGAGCGGGCAGCCGCCGAACTGGGTGACGAGCACGCCGCGATCGTGGACCGCCAGGACCTCGTCAACGTGCGGCTCGAGCGCATCCAGGCCGACGAGACCGTCACCCTGACCGATGAGCACTCCGCCCACCTGGACGCGCAGTTCGCGTTCGGCGTCGACAGCGCCGATCTCGCCAGCTTCGCCGGCGGGGTGAAGCGCTTACGCGAGCGTCTCACCGAGCAGTCGAGCCAGGACCGCGAGACCGCCCGCAACGCCAGGGACACCCTGATCGGGATCTTCGAAACCTTCCAGAGCCGGTGGCCCGACCCGAACATCGGCGTGGGGATGGAGTCGTACTCCAGCTACAACGACATCCTCGACGCCGTGTACACACTGGGCCTCTACGAGCGCCGGCAAGAGTGGAAGCGTCGCCTCTCCGCGTGGAGCGGCCAGGACCTGGTGCCGCTCGTCGGTGCGTTCACCACGTCGATCGAGGAGATCGAGGACCGCCTGCGGCCCATCAACGAGATCCTCACGACCCTGCCGTTCGGCGCCGGTCGGGACCGGCTGCAGATCTCACTGCGCCGTCTGCACCGCGACGACGCCACGGCGTTCCGCAAGGAACTCAAGCTGCTCTCGTCCGGGTCGACCGAGGAATTCACCGACGAACAGACCGAGAGCCGGTTCACCCGGCTGCAGGCGTTCATGAACCTGATCCGCCGGCCAGACGACCTCGACGGCGCAGGTGCGGGGCGCGCGGGGGCCGTGCGGCCATGAAGGGCGAGTCCGACCGTGACCTGCTGTTGGACGTGCGCCGGCACGTGGAGATCACCGCGGTGCGCACCACGCCGGACGGCGTCGAGGTGAGCACGTACTCCTCCCTCGGCGGCAAGAGCGGTGGCGAATCGCAGGAACTCGTGGCCTTCGTGGTCGGAGCAGCCCTGCGGTTCCAGCTCGGCGACGAGAGCCGCACCCGGCCGAGGTTCGCGCCCGTGTTCCTCGACGAGGGGTTCGTGAAGTCCGACTCCGAGTTCGCCGGCCGGGCCGTCGCAGCGTGGAAGGGCCTCGGGTTCCAGCTGATCGTGGGCTCTCCGCTGGATAAGGTCACCGCGCTCGAGCCGTACATGGACCTGGTGCTCTCCATGACCAAGAACAGCGCCACCGGCTTCTCCTACATCACCCCGCTGATGTCGCCCGAGTCGATGTCGCCCGAGCCGGCCGAGGCCCAGGCGCAGTCGCGGGAGGCGGAACCGGCGCTCGGCTGAGGCGCCGCTCTGGTCGGGCGGGGGAATCCGGCTTACGCTGGCCCGATGGTGTCCGTGCACGATCTGCGACTGCCCGATGGGCATGTGATCAGGGTGCACGACACCATCGATAGCCCCGGCCGCGACGGGGCCCGGCCCCGCCTCACGGTGCTGTGGCTGCACGGTTCGCCGCAGACCGGAGCGCTGCTCGCTCCGCTGCTGACGGCTGCCGCCCCGCGGGACATCCGCCTGGTCTCATACGGCCGGCCCAGCTACGGCGGGTCGACGCCCAGGCCCGGCCGCTCGGTCGCCTCCGCGGCGACGGATGTGGCGGCCATCGCCGACGCCCTCGGCCTCGACCGGTTCGCGGTGATGGGAGCCTCGGGCGGCGGCCCGCACGCCCTGGCCTGCGCGGCACTGCTGCCCGACCGCGTGATCGCCGCCGCCTGCCTGGCCTCCCTCGCGCCCCTCGACACCGAGGACCTGGACTTCTTCGCCGGGATGGCGTCTGACGGCGCTCTGCGGTCGGCGCTGGCCGGTCGCGCCTCCCGAGAGCACTATGAAGCCACGGCGAAGTTCGACCCGGCCAGCTTCGTGGAACGTGACTACGCCACGCTGGCCGGGGCCTGGGCCTCATTGGGCCACGATGTGGGGGAGGCGTCGGCGGCGGGCCCGGATGGCGTCATCGACGACGACCTGGCGTTCGTGAGGCCGTGGGGATTCGATCCGGCCGCTGTGGCGGTGCCCGTGCTGATCGTGCAGGGCGGCCGTGACCGGGTGGTTCCGCCCGCCCACGGAGCGTGGCTGGCCCGCACCTGCACCCAGGCCGAATTCTGGGAGTACCCGGACGACGGCCACATCTCGATCCTCGACGAGTGCCCTGCCGTTCTGGACTGGCTGCTGGGCCACTCCTGACCTCCTGGGTGCCAAGATGGGACCACTATGGAGATGCGACTGGAATTGGTGCCGTTGCCGGCGAGTGACGTTGACCGCAGCCTGGCGTTCTACGTCGACCAGGTGGGGTTCCACCTCGATCACGATGTGTCACCCGGCAACGGGATGCGCGTGGTGCAGCTGACACCGCCGGGGTCGGCTTGCTCCATCGTGATCGGGGTGGGCATCAGTGCCCCGGATGCCGCTCCGGTGCTGAACCTGCACCTGGTCGTCAACGATGTCGACGCCGTTCGTGCCACGCTGCGTCGAAACGGCGTGGACGTGTCGGACGTCAGCGACCTCGGCGGCATCCGCTACGCCTACTTCAGCGACCCGCACGGCAACAGTTGGGCGTTGCAGCAGATCTCGGCCAGGACGTAGACGACTCTCGGCGTGGCGGTTCCGGTCACGCGGGTGTTCAATCGACACCGGCGGCACGGCCGTGCCGCCCATCCGCCCCGCACCGCCAGCATCCGAAAGGACGCCCATGAGAGCCCTTGTGCAGGATCGGTACGGCTCGTCCGACGTTCTCCGCTTGGACCGGATCGATCGGCCGACGCCCGGCGACGACGACGTGCTCATCGAGGTGCGGGCCGCCAGCGTCAACATCGGCGACTGGCATCTGATGACGGGTCTGCCCGAGATGGTGCGCCTGGCCACGGGATTTCGGAGGCCCAGGCGACGCGTCCGGGGCACAGATGTCGCCGGAACTGTCGCGGCAGTCGGGGTCAACGTCACCCGGTTCCAGCCCGGTGACGAGGTCTTCGGGGTGTGCGACGGGTCTCTGGCCGAATACGCCGTGGCCCGTGAGGGCACACTGGCACACCGGCCGGCCGGGGTGACCGTCGAGCAGGCGGCCGCGGTGCCGGTCTCCGCTGTCACGGCGCTGCAGGGTCTGGCGTCGGTTCGTGACGCCGGCCCGGGGGTGCGGGTACTGGTGATCGGCGCATCCGGGGCTGTCGGCGGCTACGCTGTGCAGCTCGCGCACGCCTGGTCCGCCCAGGTGACGGGCGTCTGCAGCGCCGCCAAGGCCGATTTTGTGCGCTCGTTGGGGGCGGATGTGGTCGTGGACTACGCTCGCATGGACATCACCAGATCTGGCGAGCGGTACGACCTCGTGCTCGACACCGGGGGCAACCGGTCGGTCATCGCCCTGCGTCGTTTGCTCGCGCCGAGCGGCACACTCGTCATCGTGGGAGGTGAGGGCGGCGGCCGGCTGACCGGTGGCTTCGAACGCTCCCTCCGGGCCTTGCTGCTCTCGCCGTTTGTTTCCCAGAAACTCACCGGCCTCGCCGCGACGGTGCGGCACCGCGACCTGCACACCCTGGCGGGTCTCATCGAGAGCAGGGCGGTCACCCCGGTCATCGACACCGTCTATCCGCTCGCGGACGCCGCCACAGCCCTGGCCAGGCTCACGGACGGCAGTGTGCGAGGCAAGTTGGTGGTGACGCCCTAGCCTGTCGAGGAGGCGAGCCGAGCCGCCCGGCGCAGGCCGTCGCTGGGATCCTGAGCCCAGCGGTCGAGCACCACGTCGGCCCGCCCACGCGTCGGCTCGGTGAGCGCGGTCACCAGGGGGCGCACGACATCGATCGCCAGCGGATCCACCAGGGCGCTCAGCTGAGCCTGTCGCAGGAACCCCTCGATGCGGGTGAGGTCGGAGGCGCGCAGCATCCGCACATGGGTTTGCAGGAGCACGACGGCCGCGAGGCGTCGCTCGAACACAGGCAGGGCCCAGAGCTCGCTGCTCAGGGCCGTGATGTCGTCGTGGTCGAGAGCGGGGTAGCGCCGGCCGGCGTCGCGCACCGTGCCGCGGACCGCGCCGACGGATGCGCCGTAGAAGGCCAGAGTCCCGCCCAAGCGGGACCGGTCGGCCTCCGCGCGTTCCCAGGAGCTCTCGCGTTGCAGAGTGGCGTCCACGAACTCGCCCGCTGCACTCATGGTTCTATTCTCCCTGGCCGTTCGCCCGGACTGTCGCGCAGCGCGGTGATCTGGAAGGCTGGAGCGCATGACCGAAGACGCTGACGCCGGAGACCTGCGCCGTTATCTCCAGGAGGCCAGGGAGGCCCTGGTCTTCAAGCTCGACGGGCTCAGCCCCTACGACATGCGCCGGCCCCTGGTGCCGACCGGCACCAACCTGCTGGGCCTGGTGAAGCACATGGCCGGCGTGGAGGCCGGGTACCTCGGCTCGACCTTCGGCCGGCCGTTCCCCGAGCCGATGCCGTGGATGGAGGACGGCGCCGAGGACAACGCCGACATGTGGGCCACCCTCGACGAAACGCGGGACGGCCTGGTGGATCTGTACCGGCGGGTGTGGGCGCACTCCGACGCCACCATCGCCGACGTGCCGCTGAACGGAACCGGCCGGGTGGCGTGGTGGCCGGCCGAGCGCAACACGGTGACGCTGCATCGCATCCTGGTGCATCTGATCAGCGAGACTCACCGGCACGCCGGTCATGCCGACATCGTGCGTGAGCTGATCGACGGGGCGGCCGGGCTGCGGTCCCTCAATGACAACCTGCCGTCGGGCAGCCCGGCGTGGTGGGCGGATTATCGGGCCGGTCTGGAGCAGACCGCCCGTCAGGCTTGACGCCCCGGCTGTGACCTGCGTCGCCCGCGGCCTAAAGTGGACTGCGCCCCGAAACGTCGCCCCTCAACGCACACGCCCGGACTCTCCCCAGGGAACACTCCGGTAGACCGCACCGCCAGCCCGCACCGCCAGCCCACACCGAAGGACGAAAGCACCGTGTCGAGAATCCCTGCCCGCTGGGCCCGCTCCGGCGCTGCTGCCGCCCTCGCCCTGCTCACCGTCACCGGTCTCGCCGCCTGCACCGGGCAGCCGATCGCGTCCGCGGGGGCGGCCGGTACCGCCGCCGGCGCATCCGACCGCACCTATGCCCTCGTCGTGCACTCCGTCCCGGGCGACGCGTTCTGGGATGTCGTGAAGTCCGGCGCCGAGGCAGCCGGCTCGCTCTACGGGGCCACGATCACCTATCAGGGCGACCCCGATGTGCAGAAGCAGAGCCAACTGATCGAAACGGCCATCGCTGCCCAGGTCGACGGCATCATCGTGTCGATGGCCAACCCGGACGGCCTGCGGGGCGCCCTCGCGGACGCCGCCGCAGCCGACATCCCGGTGATCACCATCAACTCCGGCGCCGAGGAGTCCGCGTCGGTCGGCGCTCTCACCCACGTCGGGCAGAGCGAATACCTGGCCGGGCAGGGGGCGGGCACCAAACTCACCGAGGCCGGCGCCGGCAAGGTCATCTGCGTCATCCACGAGGCCGGCAACGCCGGACTCGAGGACCGGTGCCGCGGAGCCGCGGATACCCTCGACGGCAGCATGAGCAACCTCCAGGTCGACATCGCCAACGTGGCGGATGCCCAGAACACCATCAAGAGCGCCCTGCTGGCCGATCCCAGCATCGACGGTGTGCTCACCCTCAACTCCGCGGTGGGAGTCGCCGCGGCGCAGGCCGTGTCCGAGGCCGGCAGCGACGCCCAGATCGGCACGTTCGATGTCTCCGCCGATGTCACCGGGCTGATCAGCGACGGCAGCATCCTCTTCGCCGTCGATCAGCAGCCCTACCTGCAGGGGTACCTGCCGGTGAGCTTCTTCGAACTGTTCTACACGAACGGCAACGTGGTCGGCGGCAACCTGCCGGTCTACTCCGGGCCGGGCTTCGTGACCCAGGAGAACGCCGACCAGGTGGCCGAGTTCGCCGGCAACGGCACGCGATGACGCAGCTGGCCGCGCCACCCCGCCGGGACGAGAGGGTCGCCGCGACGCACCCCGTGGTGCGCCTGCTGCGCCGCCCCGAGATGGGCGCGCTGGTCGCCGCCGCGGCGATCTTCGGCTACTTCTCCCTGGCCACGACGTCGTTCCTCACCCCGGCCGGCGCTGCTACCTGGCTCTACTCGGCGTCGCTGTTCGGCATCATGGCCGTCGCCGTGGCGATGCTCATGATCGGCGGCGAGTTCGACCTGTCCGCCGGTGCCATGACCGGCACCACAGGACTGCTCGTGGGTGCCTTCACCACCCAGTGGGGGATGAATCTCTGGCTGGCCATGGTGCTCGCCCTGCTGATCGCCCTCGCGGTGGGCGCCTTCAACGGGTTCCTCGTTGTTCGCACCGGCATCCCGAGCTTCATCGTTACGCTCGGCACCTTCTTCATCCTGCAGGGCATCAACCTCGCCGGCACCAAGCTTGTGACCGGCCAGGTCGCCATCCAGGGTATGAGCGCGGTGCCCGGCTTCGACGCCGGCAAGGCGATCTTCGGGTCGACGATCCCGGTGGCCGGGCTGAACCTCAAGGTGTCGGTCTTCTGGTGGCTCGGCCTCACCCTCGTCGCCAGCTGGATCCTGCTCCGCACCCGCTACGGCAACTGGATCTTCGCCATCGGTGGGGCGTTGCAGAGCGCCGTGCAGACCGGCGTTCCCGTGCGGCGCACCCGGATCGGCCTGTTCATGGGCACGGCCGCGGCCGGCTGGCTCGTCGGCATGCTCTCGCTCTTCGACGTGGCGACCGTGCAGGCCACCACGGGCATCGGCCAGGAGTTCGTGTACATCATCTGCGCCGTCGTGGGCGGCTGCCGGCTCACGGGCGGCTACGGGTCCGCCGTCGGTGCGGCGCTGGGCGCGCTCATCTACGGCATGATCCTGCAGGGCATCGTCTTCGCCCAGTGGGACAACAACTGGCTCAAGGCCTTCCTGGGCGGGATGCTTCTGCTCGCCGTGCTGGTCAACCTCTCGGTCCGCCGCCAGGCCGGGGTGCGCGAATGAGCGCCGCGGAGACGGCCATCCTGCAGGTGCGCGGGGTGGGCAAGGTTTACGGCTCGGTCATCGCGCTCAGCGACATCTCCACCTCGGTGGCGGCGGGCGAGGTGCTCTGTGTCCTGGGCGACAACGGCGCAGGCAAGTCGACGCTGCTCAAGATCCTCGCCGGAGTACACCCGCATTCCTCGGGCGAACTTCTCCTCGACGGAACCACTGTGCGCTTTGCCGGCCCGCGGCAGGCCCTCGACGCCGGGATCGCCACCGTCTACCAGGACCTGGCGATCGTGCCTCTAATGCCGGTCTGGCGCAATTTCTTCCTCGGTGCTGAGCTGAGCGCCGGCGTGGGGCCGTTCTCCCGGCTCAGGGTCGCCGAGATGCGGGCGATCACCCTGGAGCAACTGGGCCGGATGGGCATCGACCTGCGTGACGTCGACCAACCCATCGGCACCCTCTCCGGGGGCGAGCGGCAGTCGGTGGCGATCGCCCGAGCCATTCACTTCGGCGCCAGGGTCGTCATCCTCGACGAACCCACCTCCGCGCTCGGCGTCAAGCAGGCCGGGGTCGTGCTGCGCTACGTCGCACGGGCCCGCGACAACGGTCTCGGAGTCGTGTTCGTCACCCACAACCCCCACCACGCCTACCCGGTCGGCGACCGGTTCCTGGTGCTCAACCGCGGCGCGAGCCTGGGCGAATTCGACAAGGCCGGCATCACCATCGAAGAACTCACCCGGTTGATGGCCGGCGGCGCCGAGCTGGATTCACTGGCCCGGGAGATCGAGCGCGGCTGATCCCGGTTCCGGCCGGCGCCCATCCGGTGTCATCCGTTTCGGAGGATTCCACGGCCCGGCTATCGGCCCAGGCGACATAGGTTGCTACCGTCTGGGGCGACAGGCCGGATGACGTGCGTTTGCGGGGCGAGAGAGTTGAACCCGACAGCGCGACTCCGACATCGGAAGGAATCGACGACAGCGGGGCGATGCCCGGGAATTGGAGTGCTACCCATGGCTAGAGGAACAACCCCGGTGCTCGATGCGGCGACCGAGATCAACGCGGTGTCGCTGGCCCGCACCGAGCTCGACCCACGCACCCTGATGATCGCCAGGATCGCCGCCCTCGCGGCGGTCGACGCGCCCGTCGCCTCGTACCTCCTCCACGTGGGACCGGCCGCGGAGGTAGGACTGACGGTCGATGACGTCCAGGATGTTCTCGTCGCCGTGGCTCCCATCGTGGGCACGCCGCGACTGATGTCCTCGGCGCGCAAGATCGCGGAAGCCCTCGACCTGGACATCGAGCTGGGAAGCGAAGACGACACTCAGTAGTCAGTGACCGACAACCGAGTGAGGAGCACCCCGTGACCAAGCCCATCGTGTTCGTGGTGCTGCTGGTGCTTCTCACCGGCTGCACTGCCGGCGGCGATTCCGCGTCGCCGAGCCCGACGGCGACAGGTTCGCCGACTGCCGCGGCCGGGTCCACGGCCTCCCCGCCGACCGCCTCCCCGCCGACCGCGGCCCAGGTGACCTGGGCGGGCACGGTCTGCGGCGACATCACCACGCTCAAGACGGATGTCCAGGGCCTGGCCGCCGCCGCGGCTACCGGTGGGGATTCGGTGGGAACGGCCATCTCGAAGCAGATGGACACAGTCTCGGCATCGGCCACGGACCTGGTCGACACCGTGAAGTCGCCGCCGGAGAATCTGGGCGACGATCCGGAACTGCTCGCCGTGCAGGACTCGATCGACAACGTCGACCAGTCTCTGAAGACCTTGGAGGCGAGCGCCAGCCAGGTGCAGGGCACGACGGGGGCAGCCCTGGTAGACGCGTTGGCCACAGTGGTCGGCGACACCGGAGACGCGCTCAACAGTGTCGCCGGCACCGTGCAGACCGTCACCACGGCCATCAACGACACGTCGAGCACCCTCGGCCAGGCATTCCGGGCGGCCCCGGAGTGCGCCGATCTCACCTCCTAGCCCGGCCGCCGGTCGCGACCCATCCGCTGGTCGCACCCCATTCGTTGGTCGTGACCAATACGTTGATCGAGCTTGTCGAGATCCCGTGAGTCGAACGTGTTGGCGACGACGCTCACCGGGTCTCGACGGGCTCGACCGACGAGGTGGGCGCGAGCGCAGATCCTCTCACGGGGTCTCGACGGGCTCGACCGACGAGGTGGGCGCGAGCGCGGACCGTCTCACTCGACCTCGAGAAGCTCGACCGCCGTCGAGGGGCTCGACCGTCGCGGTCGGCGATTTCGGACGGACTCAGGGGAGTCCCAGCTTCGGATGGGAATGAAAAATGACCCCAGGCGTTGACTTGAGTCGAGGGCGCTCAACTTTCGGGATCCCTCCTCGTTTTGACTTCCAGGAGGTTGTTTTGCCTACATACTTCGGCCCGGCCGGATCCGAGAACGGTTCCTTCGACGAATTCCTGGCCCGCTACCTGCAGGGCCAGCGCTCCGCGCAGT
It encodes the following:
- a CDS encoding VOC family protein, with the translated sequence MRLELVPLPASDVDRSLAFYVDQVGFHLDHDVSPGNGMRVVQLTPPGSACSIVIGVGISAPDAAPVLNLHLVVNDVDAVRATLRRNGVDVSDVSDLGGIRYAYFSDPHGNSWALQQISART
- a CDS encoding SbcC/MukB-like Walker B domain-containing protein — translated: MKGESDRDLLLDVRRHVEITAVRTTPDGVEVSTYSSLGGKSGGESQELVAFVVGAALRFQLGDESRTRPRFAPVFLDEGFVKSDSEFAGRAVAAWKGLGFQLIVGSPLDKVTALEPYMDLVLSMTKNSATGFSYITPLMSPESMSPEPAEAQAQSREAEPALG
- a CDS encoding DNA alkylation repair protein, which codes for MSAAGEFVDATLQRESSWERAEADRSRLGGTLAFYGASVGAVRGTVRDAGRRYPALDHDDITALSSELWALPVFERRLAAVVLLQTHVRMLRASDLTRIEGFLRQAQLSALVDPLAIDVVRPLVTALTEPTRGRADVVLDRWAQDPSDGLRRAARLASSTG
- a CDS encoding alpha/beta fold hydrolase, with translation MVSVHDLRLPDGHVIRVHDTIDSPGRDGARPRLTVLWLHGSPQTGALLAPLLTAAAPRDIRLVSYGRPSYGGSTPRPGRSVASAATDVAAIADALGLDRFAVMGASGGGPHALACAALLPDRVIAAACLASLAPLDTEDLDFFAGMASDGALRSALAGRASREHYEATAKFDPASFVERDYATLAGAWASLGHDVGEASAAGPDGVIDDDLAFVRPWGFDPAAVAVPVLIVQGGRDRVVPPAHGAWLARTCTQAEFWEYPDDGHISILDECPAVLDWLLGHS
- a CDS encoding substrate-binding domain-containing protein; protein product: MSRIPARWARSGAAAALALLTVTGLAACTGQPIASAGAAGTAAGASDRTYALVVHSVPGDAFWDVVKSGAEAAGSLYGATITYQGDPDVQKQSQLIETAIAAQVDGIIVSMANPDGLRGALADAAAADIPVITINSGAEESASVGALTHVGQSEYLAGQGAGTKLTEAGAGKVICVIHEAGNAGLEDRCRGAADTLDGSMSNLQVDIANVADAQNTIKSALLADPSIDGVLTLNSAVGVAAAQAVSEAGSDAQIGTFDVSADVTGLISDGSILFAVDQQPYLQGYLPVSFFELFYTNGNVVGGNLPVYSGPGFVTQENADQVAEFAGNGTR
- a CDS encoding ABC transporter permease gives rise to the protein MTQLAAPPRRDERVAATHPVVRLLRRPEMGALVAAAAIFGYFSLATTSFLTPAGAATWLYSASLFGIMAVAVAMLMIGGEFDLSAGAMTGTTGLLVGAFTTQWGMNLWLAMVLALLIALAVGAFNGFLVVRTGIPSFIVTLGTFFILQGINLAGTKLVTGQVAIQGMSAVPGFDAGKAIFGSTIPVAGLNLKVSVFWWLGLTLVASWILLRTRYGNWIFAIGGALQSAVQTGVPVRRTRIGLFMGTAAAGWLVGMLSLFDVATVQATTGIGQEFVYIICAVVGGCRLTGGYGSAVGAALGALIYGMILQGIVFAQWDNNWLKAFLGGMLLLAVLVNLSVRRQAGVRE
- a CDS encoding NAD(P)-dependent alcohol dehydrogenase; protein product: MRALVQDRYGSSDVLRLDRIDRPTPGDDDVLIEVRAASVNIGDWHLMTGLPEMVRLATGFRRPRRRVRGTDVAGTVAAVGVNVTRFQPGDEVFGVCDGSLAEYAVAREGTLAHRPAGVTVEQAAAVPVSAVTALQGLASVRDAGPGVRVLVIGASGAVGGYAVQLAHAWSAQVTGVCSAAKADFVRSLGADVVVDYARMDITRSGERYDLVLDTGGNRSVIALRRLLAPSGTLVIVGGEGGGRLTGGFERSLRALLLSPFVSQKLTGLAATVRHRDLHTLAGLIESRAVTPVIDTVYPLADAATALARLTDGSVRGKLVVTP
- a CDS encoding DUF4194 domain-containing protein is translated as MTDDVTDVTEPTKQDDMAEPTGDRTMHSPADEDGSESFSLFEGDEGGLAVEQRRTLVLLLKHRYISAALQPAEWRTLLASQSLLKSRLNDLFLDLHVDLHYEVAFKRQAVGEGGDRFPTLLHDVAYTREETILLVLLRQRFRSERASGVDIVIVDRENLVDNVAHFRPEHATDRFGDTRRAAAAVDSLAKARVLLKTSDPDRFRISAVIEVLLPIERLGELWEWLVEQNGRELPAAGTAHADELETDTIQAFEPAASASSAASGEPAEPTESAAADPDLEAVS
- a CDS encoding DinB family protein, whose protein sequence is MTEDADAGDLRRYLQEAREALVFKLDGLSPYDMRRPLVPTGTNLLGLVKHMAGVEAGYLGSTFGRPFPEPMPWMEDGAEDNADMWATLDETRDGLVDLYRRVWAHSDATIADVPLNGTGRVAWWPAERNTVTLHRILVHLISETHRHAGHADIVRELIDGAAGLRSLNDNLPSGSPAWWADYRAGLEQTARQA
- a CDS encoding ATP-binding protein; this translates as MTDSPLFHMDGATEGTTQWRAESFQMVNWGGFQGHHTIDFAASATLVSGASGTGKSSLLDAYLALMMPSDTPFNGASNDAGSGRARSVDQRNLMTYLRGKTDSTREADTGQMHDQVLRGADEATWGAVAMTFIDDNKRRFTVLRAYFVPRGATKFADVTMKMATRDGRLDLRDLADVTEARFDKRALKNRFSDLDVFDTYAAFSQTLYTRLGIGANGEGGKALRLLARIQAGQQVKTVDGLYKSMVLEEPATYAAADKAVDHFEDLERSYGAMVTEAQKAKVLERLPELHRDYESATEKADLIDRFGVHREGDTPFVLWQLLTEHGLLDAAADTNRARRRENQAAFSAARDAETELKGRVADLQHQQRDNGGDVLAGLQNELDVLTARRDDVAAERARFDDRISLVDTTIDSADDFVAAQLRAEEFVAGFGATEQELDLERVGLQRTAYPIEEKIRTLKQEHGFLTGRASLVPQHLHNARLMIAEAAGIPADELPFVAELIDIAPGEDAWRQAAEVTLSSVVRVLLVDETRLRALGEAIDPLHIPVRIHFEGVALHPHQEVRPDPRYVSGKLVFKDSPFSRWVQDRVQAPAIDALCVAGPAELAGDGSRVTQSGQIRNGKRGAHGWNKDQRSIIGFSSGVRLSEITDELAALKERADDLAQQASGMAGRIMALRRLKDAHQHLIDTAWAAIDVAGAQARIGAKEAERERLLAGSDVLRGLQDEEARLSSELEDTQKRKHQTERAAAELGDEHAAIVDRQDLVNVRLERIQADETVTLTDEHSAHLDAQFAFGVDSADLASFAGGVKRLRERLTEQSSQDRETARNARDTLIGIFETFQSRWPDPNIGVGMESYSSYNDILDAVYTLGLYERRQEWKRRLSAWSGQDLVPLVGAFTTSIEEIEDRLRPINEILTTLPFGAGRDRLQISLRRLHRDDATAFRKELKLLSSGSTEEFTDEQTESRFTRLQAFMNLIRRPDDLDGAGAGRAGAVRP